Part of the Chloroflexota bacterium genome is shown below.
TCCTGGCTATGTCAGGATACTGAACTGCTATTTCTTCGAAGCGCAATCCTGTAACGACACCGCAATCGTACTCCTTGAGGCGATCATCACAAATGACGGAGAGCCCCAGACTTTCCGCGATGATTTCCGCTGTCTGGAGAGCGCGCGACAAGCTGCTGGCATAAACCGCGCAAATATTATAGCCATCTTGCAGGCGTTTAGCTAGCGCCTCCGCCTGCTTCCGGCCCAAAACAGTCAAGGGTTCATCGTTCCAACCCTGAGCGCGCTGAGCAGCATTACCCTCTGATTCAGCATGTCGTATCAACAATATCCTCATTCCCTCTCCTCATCTCAAACTCGCTGGCTTGATAGGCGGGCTTTGGCAATAAGCGCCTCCGCTGCGGAATAGGGATCCTGTTCCCGAGCGACGATGCGTTCCACCGTCTCCTGTAGAGCAGCCTCTGGAATCTGCGCCAACAATTGCTCCAATAGGGCATAGCGCAATATGCGCTGAAGCTGTCCTGCAGCACGTTCGCGTTCGCGCTGCTTTTGCAACCCACTGTCATGCTGGTACTGGCGATGCGCGGCAATGGCCGCTAACAGCTCCTCGATGCCCTCGCCGCGCAGCGCGCAGGTTTTCAACACAGGTGGCCGCCATGGCTGCTGTTGGCCTGCTAGCACGCTCTCAACACGCACTAACTGCCCATGGTGCCACTCCGTCTGCCCAGAATTCAGGTCGAGCATGGCTTGCAGCGCTGCGACAGCCTGATCTGCTCCGGGCAAGTCCGCCTTGTTGACCACGATGATATCGGCAATCTCGAGAATGCCCGCCTTGATAGCCTGAATGTCATCACCGGAGGCAGGCATCTGGACTACCAGAGTAGTATGCGCCATGCGGGCAATGTCCACTTCGCTCTGACCTGCTCCCACAGTCTCTACCAAGATAATGGGATAGCCAGCCGCATCCAAAACATGTGCTACATCGGCCGTAGAGCGCGCTAGACCGCCAAGGCTGCCCCTTGTGGCCATGCTGCGGATAAAGACTTGTGGGTCAGTAGCCAAATCTCTCATGCGGATACGATCCCCTAGGATCGCTCCGCCTGAGAATGGGCTTGTGGGGTCTATGGCAATAATGCCCACAGGGAGACCTTGCTTGCGATAGGCTTTGGCCATTTCGCTCACCAGCGTGCTCTTGCCCGTCCCTGGTGCACCGGTTACGCCCACAATGTGCGCCTTGCCAGTGTGAGGATAAAGGCAAGAAAGAGCTTGTCGCGCCTCGGTGCCTCCCTGCTCCACGACACTGATCAGTCTAGCGATGGCCCGACGGTCTCCAGTCAGTGCCTGTGTCACAAGCTCGTTCATAGGCGATACTCTAAAGAACGATTTAGGCTGCCCAGAGGCAAGCATATCGAAAGTGGGATACGCCATACAAGACGCGCATGCTTAGCCACGGCTTTCTACCTCTTGCCGAATAGCCTGTATGATATCCCAAAGAGCCGCGCCCGGGCCATAGATGCCCTTGACCCCGAGCTGTCGCAGGGCTGGGACATCCTCATCGGGGATAATACCACCGACAAAGACCACTACATCCTCCAGCCCATACTGCTTGAGCAACTGCATCACGCGCGGAACCAGCGTCATGTGGGCGCCGGACAGGATGCTCAACCCCACCA
Proteins encoded:
- a CDS encoding histidine phosphatase family protein, which produces MRILLIRHAESEGNAAQRAQGWNDEPLTVLGRKQAEALAKRLQDGYNICAVYASSLSRALQTAEIIAESLGLSVICDDRLKEYDCGVVTGLRFEEIAVQYPDIARRWAEDSWRVPIPGEEGIEVFQQRVVSVMNDIIARHQEEDTVAVVAHGGTWSVYLAHLLGLDYRRRQPWVFDNASLSIILLGGIRPRIVLLNDTCHLNHR
- the meaB gene encoding methylmalonyl Co-A mutase-associated GTPase MeaB, which codes for MNELVTQALTGDRRAIARLISVVEQGGTEARQALSCLYPHTGKAHIVGVTGAPGTGKSTLVSEMAKAYRKQGLPVGIIAIDPTSPFSGGAILGDRIRMRDLATDPQVFIRSMATRGSLGGLARSTADVAHVLDAAGYPIILVETVGAGQSEVDIARMAHTTLVVQMPASGDDIQAIKAGILEIADIIVVNKADLPGADQAVAALQAMLDLNSGQTEWHHGQLVRVESVLAGQQQPWRPPVLKTCALRGEGIEELLAAIAAHRQYQHDSGLQKQRERERAAGQLQRILRYALLEQLLAQIPEAALQETVERIVAREQDPYSAAEALIAKARLSSQRV